A single genomic interval of Aedes aegypti strain LVP_AGWG chromosome 1, AaegL5.0 Primary Assembly, whole genome shotgun sequence harbors:
- the LOC5566764 gene encoding uncharacterized protein LOC5566764 produces MEGSFASSEIKNSYLEGDILQAKSQQDEKRLSIDNALINARNVLLSHVGENGDNLFSLLMRLISRILVEKPGNAVDLFEEYCRLVKQGHFVHPDLKLQDVKGAEHERKVEYARSVQRKVRSLEHLHSAPMWSQIGFTLPPSMDYFVDRQMELLRQVDGAKHVMFWGVVHTLSGSYYVIEMERDSFEAVQLELQLSQEKTEIARDVIEGLLRATVSDDTIISDWCGAESMVMEMIDQILEFAIPPDSDEQLATAVAVPVLDRIVEEAIDEAQEPEVELSMMGSLDVISCNATLASSDLSLNQLKFASAKALLEVKMNVFRYYVSSDPVEGQWTELPTGITLDKIINSCEIKRYFKGDLDAKLAGGFVERDHLRAVLARISMDRRACCRPSDESTQSQRLITERDVAIYYKATGFRRGWRQMNNEQIPKSAGWRKSDTWPGSYAYGKEFFIYSGWGIEGGC; encoded by the exons ATGGAGGGAAGCTTCGCATCGTCTGAGATCAAGAATTCCTATTTAGAAGGTGACATCCTTCAAGCAAAATCCCAACAAGATGAAAAGCGGCTCAGCATTGACAATGCGCTGATCAACGCCCGAAACGTTCTGCTGTCCCACGTGGGCGAGAATGGCGATAATCT ATTCTCCCTGCTGATGCGCCTTATTTCGAGAATCCTCGTGGAGAAGCCTGGCAATGCAGTGGACCTCTTTGAAGAGTACTGCCGTTTGGTCAAGCAGGGCCATTTCGTTCATCCGGATCTTAAGCTTCAAGACGTGAAAGGCGCAGAACACGAACGGAAGGTAGAATATGCCCGATCAGTGCAGAGAAAAGTCCGATCCCTGGAGCATCTGCACTCGGCTCCGATGTGGTCTCAGATCGGGTTCACACTCCCGCCATCTATGGATTACTTCGTTGACCGACAGATGGAGTTGCTGAGGCAAGTAGATGGGGCTAAGCACGTTATGTTCTGGGGAGTGGTTCACACTTTGAGTGGAAGTTACTACGTTATCGAGATGGAACGGGACAGTTTTGAAGCGGTCCAGCTGGAGCTCCAGCTTAGTCAGGAGAAGACGGAAATCGCACGGGATGTAATCGAGGGACTTCTGCGGGCTACGGTATCGGATGACACAATCATATCGGATTGGTGCGGGGCCGAATCGATGGTAATGGAAATGATTGATCAGATTCTAGAGTTTGCTATTCCTCCGGATTCGGATGAGCAGCTTGCAACGGCAGTTGCCGTCCCCGTACTGGACAGAATCGTTGAGGAAGCAATTGACGAGGCTCAAGAGCCGGAAGTGGAACTCAGCATGATGGGCAGCTTGGATGTGATTTCCTGCAATGCCACGTTGGCGTCATCGGATTTGAGTTTGAACCAGCTCAAATTCGCTTCCGCGAAAGCACTTCTCGAGGTGAAGATGAATGTTTTTCGCTATTACGTGAGCAGTGACCCGGTCGAAGGCCAGTGGACTGAGCTTCCCACCGGGATAACCCTCGATAAGATTATTAACTCCTGCGAAATAAAACGATACTTCAAAGGCGATTTGGATGCGAAGTTGGCGGGAGGTTTTGTGGAACGCGACCACCTTCGGGCCGTTTTGGCTCGTATTTCCATGGACCGCCGGGCTTGTTGTCGTCCGTCAGATGAATCAACCCAAAGTCAACGGCTGATTACTGAGCGGGACGTGGCGATTTACTACAAGGCGACCGGATTTCGTCGCGGGTGGCGCCAAATGAATAACGAGCAAATTCCGAAAAGCGCCGGGTGGCGCAAATCCGATACCTGGCCCGGGTCGTATGCTTATGGGAAAGAGTTCTTCATCTATTCGGGATGGGGTATAGAAGGCGGTTGTTGA